From a region of the Colias croceus chromosome 14, ilColCroc2.1 genome:
- the LOC123697256 gene encoding potassium voltage-gated channel protein eag isoform X1 translates to MPGGRRGLVAPQNTFLENIIRRSSSQPDSSFLLANAQIVDYPIVYCNETFCKMSGYNRAEVMQKSCRCTWMYGELTEKEAVERVDRALDHHLTDQFEILLYKKNRTPLWLLVHVAPIRNERELVVLFLLTFRDITALKQPIDADDPKGGLSKFAKLARSVTRSRSVLVSALPALKEPARQSHLAHVMSLSGDVLPQYRQEAPKTPPHILLHYCAFKAIWDWIILCLTFYTAIMVPYNVAFKNKTSEDVSLLVIDSIVDVVFFIDIVLNFHTTFVGPGGEVVSDPKVIRKNYFKSWFLIDLLSCLPYDVFNAFDHDEDGIGSLFSALKVVRLLRLGRVVRKLDRYLEYGAAMLILLLCFYMLVAHWLACVWYSIGRSDADSGLQYSWLWKLANVTQSPYSYVWSNESDGPELVNGPSRKTMYVTALYFTMTCMTSVGFGNVAAETDNEKIFTICMMIVAALLYATIFGHVTTIIQQMTSATAKYHDMLNNVREFMKLHEVPKALSERVMDYVVSTWAMTKGLDTDKVLNYCPKDMKADICVHLNRKVFNEHPAFRLASDGCLRALAMHFHMSHSAPGDLLYHTGESIDSLCFIVTGSLEVIQDDEVVAILGKGDVFGDSFWKDSAVGQSAANVRALTYCDLHTIKRDRLLEVLDFYQAFANSFARNLTLTYNLRHRLIFRKVADVRRERELMERRKREPQLEQAQDHLVRKIFSRFRRERSVAAAPAPARAAPLAPGPAPPAPGPAPPAPGPAPTDAEQPGGAGAGEAPADGRAAAARGKWGRLLAGGSLDAGEAPRAAFSRSLSARDRAAPPAPGGGPALSEPAPAATTLAPTLSLKAAFTRNRASSVLGAATRREAIDEETLAAGATVTTTAAVSAGGPPAAPAGPPAGPPAAPAATPPAQAPPPAPAVSPHDAALAELRRDVRNEVQRLQHKLARVEELLTLLATRLGADPNNDSSLDASAERTERTERTDRADRVDRPDRTDRADRPDRADRPDRERDRSERGDRTDRIDSAGARKRRSKVRSKGAAPQVPTPTTPSESPGSPGGAGGGAGAGPGGGAARRRELV, encoded by the exons CAGACAGCAGCTTCCTGCTCGCCAACGCGCAGATCGTGGACTACCCCATCGTGTACTGCAACGAGACCTTCTGCAAGATGAGCGGCTACAACCGCGCCGAGGTCATGCAGAAATCTTGCAG ATGCACGTGGATGTACGGCGAGCTGACGGAGAAGGAGGCGGTGGAGCGCGTGGACCGCGCACTGGACCACCACCTCACCGACCAGTTCGAGATTCTGCTCTACAAAAAGAACC GGACGCCGCTGTGGCTGCTGGTGCACGTGGCGCCCATCCGCAACGAGCGCGAGCTGGTGGTGCTGTTCCTGCTCACGTTCCGCGACATCACGGCGCTCAAGCAGCCCATCGACGCGGACGACCCCAAGGGAG GTCTGTCCAAGTTCGCGAAGCTGGCGCGGTCGGTGACGCGCTCGCGCTCCGTGCTGGTGTCGGCGCTGCCCGCGCTCAAGGAGCCGGCGCGCCAGAGCCACCTCGCGCAT GTGATGTCGCTGTCGGGCGACGTGCTGCCGCAGTACCGGCAGGAGGCGCCGAAGACGCCGCCGCACATCCTGCTGCACTACTGCGCCTTCAAGGCCATCTGGGACTGGATCATCCTGTGCCTCACCTTCTACACGGCCATCATGGTGCCGTACAACGTGGCCTTCAAGAACAAGACGAGCGAGGACGTGTCGCTGCTCGTCATCGACTCGATCGTGGACGTGGTGTTCTTCATCGACATCGTGCTCAACTTCCACACGACGTTCGTGGGGCCCGGCGGCGAGGTGGTCAGCGACCCCAAAGTGATCCGCAAGAACTACTTCAAGTCCTGGTTCCTGATCGACCTCCTCTCTTGTCTGCCTTACGACGTCTTCAACGCCTTCGACCACGACGAAGAC GGCATCGGCAGCCTGTTCAGCGCGCTGAAGGTGGTGCGGCTGCTGCGCCTGGGCCGCGTGGTGCGCAAGCTGGACCGCTACCTGGAGTACGGCGCCGCCATGCTCATCCTGCTGCTGTGCTTCTACATGCTGGTGGCCCACTGGCTGGCGTGCGTGTGGTACAGCATCGGCCGCTCCGACGCCGACTCGGGCCTGCAGTACTCGTGGCTGTGGAAGCTGGCCAACGTGACGCAGAGCCCGTACTCGTACGTGTGGTCCAACGAGTCGGACGGGCCCGAACTGGTGAACGGGCCCTCGCGCAAGACCATGTACGTTACCGCGCTCTACTTCACCATGACGTGCATGACCTCCGTGGGCTTCGGCAACGTCGCCGCCGAGACCGATAACGAGAAGATCTTCACCATCTGCATGATGATCGTGGCAG CCCTGCTGTACGCGACCATATTCGGGCACGTGACGACCATCATCCAGCAGATGACGTCGGCGACGGCCAAGTACCACGACATGCTGAACAACGTGCGCGAGTTCATGAAGCTGCACGAGGTGCCCAAGGCGCTGAGCGAGCGCGTCATGGACTACGTCGTCTCCACCTGGGCCATGACCAAGGGCCTCGACACGGATAAG GTGCTGAACTACTGCCCCAAGGACATGAAGGCGGACATCTGCGTGCACCTGAACCGCAAGGTGTTCAACGAGCACCCCGCGTTCCGCCTGGCGTCGGACGGCTGCCTGCGCGCGCTGGCCATGCACTTCCACATGTCGCACTCGGCGCCCGGCGACCTGCTCTACCACACGGGCGAGTCCATCGACTCGCTGTGCTTCATCGTCACCGGCAGCCTCGAGGTCATCCAGGACGACGAGGTGGTCGCCATCCTCG GCAAGGGCGACGTGTTCGGCGACTCGTTCTGGAAGGACAGCGCGGTGGGGCAGTCGGCCGCCAACGTGCGCGCGCTCACGTACTGCGACCTGCACACCATCAAGCGCGACCGCCTGCTGGAGGTGCTGGACTTCTACCAGGCCTTCGCCAACAGCTTCGCGCGCAACCTCACGCTCACCTACAACCTGCGCCATCGACTCATTTTCCGAAAG GTGGCGGACGTGCGTCGAGAGCGAGAACTCATGGAGCGGCGGAAGCGCGAGCCGCAGCTCGAGCAGGCGCAGGACCACCTCGTGCGCAAGATATTCTCCCGCTTCCGGCGCGAGCGCAGCGTGGCGgccgcgcccgcgcccgcgcGCGCCGCCCCGCTGGCGCCCGGCCCCGCCCCGCCGGCGCCCGGCCCCGCCCCGCCGGCGCCCGGCCCCGCCCCGACCGACGCCGAGCAGCCgggcggcgcgggcgcgggcgaGGCGCCGGCCGACGGGCgcgcggcggcggcgcgcgGCAAGTGGGGCCGGCTGCTGGCGGGCGGCTCGCTGGACGCGGGCGAGGCGCCGCGCGCCGCCTTCAGCCGCTCGCTGAGCGCGCGGGACCGCGCCGCGCCCCCCGCCCCCGGGGGCGGGCCCGCCTTGTCGGAACCCGCGCCCGCCGCCACCACGCTCGCGCCCACGCTCTCGCTGAAA GCAGCATTCACGCGAAACCGCGCGAGTAGCGTGTTAGGAGCGGCGACGCGGCGGGAGGCCATCGACGAAGAGACCCTCGCCGCGGGCGCCACTGTCACCACCACGGCGGCCGTCAGCGCCGGCGGGCCGCCCGCCGCGCCCGCCGGCCCGCCCGCCGGCCCGCCCGCAGCGCCCGCCGCCACGCCCCCCGCGCAGGCCCCGCCCCCCGCGCCCGCCGTCTCGCCGCACGACGCCGCGCTGGCGGAGCTGCGGCGCGACGTGCGCAACGAAGTACAAAGACTACAACATAAG CTAGCGAGGGTAGAAGAGCTCCTCACTTTGTTAGCGACGCGGCTCGGAGCGGACCCCAATAATGACTCGAGCCTCGACGCGTCCGCGGAGCGGACGGAACGGACGGAGCGGACAGACAGAGCGGACCGGGTGGACAGGCCGGACCGGACGGACCGAGCGGACAGGCCGGACCGCGCCGACAGACCGGACCGGGAACGGGACAGGAGCGAGCGCGGCGACCGCACGGACAGGATAGACTCGGCCGGGGCCAGGAAACGACGCTCAAag GTCCGGAGTAAAGGCGCCGCGCCTCAAGTGCCGACGCCCACCACGCCCAGCGAGTCGCCGGGCAGCCCGGGCGGGGCGGGGGGCGGGGCGGGGGCCGGGCCGGGGGGCGGGGCCGCGCGCCGCCGCGAGCTCGTGTAG
- the LOC123697256 gene encoding potassium voltage-gated channel protein eag isoform X2 yields MPGGRRGLVAPQNTFLENIIRRSSSQHSSFLLANAQIVDYPIVYCNETFCKMSGYNRAEVMQKSCRCTWMYGELTEKEAVERVDRALDHHLTDQFEILLYKKNRTPLWLLVHVAPIRNERELVVLFLLTFRDITALKQPIDADDPKGGLSKFAKLARSVTRSRSVLVSALPALKEPARQSHLAHVMSLSGDVLPQYRQEAPKTPPHILLHYCAFKAIWDWIILCLTFYTAIMVPYNVAFKNKTSEDVSLLVIDSIVDVVFFIDIVLNFHTTFVGPGGEVVSDPKVIRKNYFKSWFLIDLLSCLPYDVFNAFDHDEDGIGSLFSALKVVRLLRLGRVVRKLDRYLEYGAAMLILLLCFYMLVAHWLACVWYSIGRSDADSGLQYSWLWKLANVTQSPYSYVWSNESDGPELVNGPSRKTMYVTALYFTMTCMTSVGFGNVAAETDNEKIFTICMMIVAALLYATIFGHVTTIIQQMTSATAKYHDMLNNVREFMKLHEVPKALSERVMDYVVSTWAMTKGLDTDKVLNYCPKDMKADICVHLNRKVFNEHPAFRLASDGCLRALAMHFHMSHSAPGDLLYHTGESIDSLCFIVTGSLEVIQDDEVVAILGKGDVFGDSFWKDSAVGQSAANVRALTYCDLHTIKRDRLLEVLDFYQAFANSFARNLTLTYNLRHRLIFRKVADVRRERELMERRKREPQLEQAQDHLVRKIFSRFRRERSVAAAPAPARAAPLAPGPAPPAPGPAPPAPGPAPTDAEQPGGAGAGEAPADGRAAAARGKWGRLLAGGSLDAGEAPRAAFSRSLSARDRAAPPAPGGGPALSEPAPAATTLAPTLSLKAAFTRNRASSVLGAATRREAIDEETLAAGATVTTTAAVSAGGPPAAPAGPPAGPPAAPAATPPAQAPPPAPAVSPHDAALAELRRDVRNEVQRLQHKLARVEELLTLLATRLGADPNNDSSLDASAERTERTERTDRADRVDRPDRTDRADRPDRADRPDRERDRSERGDRTDRIDSAGARKRRSKVRSKGAAPQVPTPTTPSESPGSPGGAGGGAGAGPGGGAARRRELV; encoded by the exons ACAGCAGCTTCCTGCTCGCCAACGCGCAGATCGTGGACTACCCCATCGTGTACTGCAACGAGACCTTCTGCAAGATGAGCGGCTACAACCGCGCCGAGGTCATGCAGAAATCTTGCAG ATGCACGTGGATGTACGGCGAGCTGACGGAGAAGGAGGCGGTGGAGCGCGTGGACCGCGCACTGGACCACCACCTCACCGACCAGTTCGAGATTCTGCTCTACAAAAAGAACC GGACGCCGCTGTGGCTGCTGGTGCACGTGGCGCCCATCCGCAACGAGCGCGAGCTGGTGGTGCTGTTCCTGCTCACGTTCCGCGACATCACGGCGCTCAAGCAGCCCATCGACGCGGACGACCCCAAGGGAG GTCTGTCCAAGTTCGCGAAGCTGGCGCGGTCGGTGACGCGCTCGCGCTCCGTGCTGGTGTCGGCGCTGCCCGCGCTCAAGGAGCCGGCGCGCCAGAGCCACCTCGCGCAT GTGATGTCGCTGTCGGGCGACGTGCTGCCGCAGTACCGGCAGGAGGCGCCGAAGACGCCGCCGCACATCCTGCTGCACTACTGCGCCTTCAAGGCCATCTGGGACTGGATCATCCTGTGCCTCACCTTCTACACGGCCATCATGGTGCCGTACAACGTGGCCTTCAAGAACAAGACGAGCGAGGACGTGTCGCTGCTCGTCATCGACTCGATCGTGGACGTGGTGTTCTTCATCGACATCGTGCTCAACTTCCACACGACGTTCGTGGGGCCCGGCGGCGAGGTGGTCAGCGACCCCAAAGTGATCCGCAAGAACTACTTCAAGTCCTGGTTCCTGATCGACCTCCTCTCTTGTCTGCCTTACGACGTCTTCAACGCCTTCGACCACGACGAAGAC GGCATCGGCAGCCTGTTCAGCGCGCTGAAGGTGGTGCGGCTGCTGCGCCTGGGCCGCGTGGTGCGCAAGCTGGACCGCTACCTGGAGTACGGCGCCGCCATGCTCATCCTGCTGCTGTGCTTCTACATGCTGGTGGCCCACTGGCTGGCGTGCGTGTGGTACAGCATCGGCCGCTCCGACGCCGACTCGGGCCTGCAGTACTCGTGGCTGTGGAAGCTGGCCAACGTGACGCAGAGCCCGTACTCGTACGTGTGGTCCAACGAGTCGGACGGGCCCGAACTGGTGAACGGGCCCTCGCGCAAGACCATGTACGTTACCGCGCTCTACTTCACCATGACGTGCATGACCTCCGTGGGCTTCGGCAACGTCGCCGCCGAGACCGATAACGAGAAGATCTTCACCATCTGCATGATGATCGTGGCAG CCCTGCTGTACGCGACCATATTCGGGCACGTGACGACCATCATCCAGCAGATGACGTCGGCGACGGCCAAGTACCACGACATGCTGAACAACGTGCGCGAGTTCATGAAGCTGCACGAGGTGCCCAAGGCGCTGAGCGAGCGCGTCATGGACTACGTCGTCTCCACCTGGGCCATGACCAAGGGCCTCGACACGGATAAG GTGCTGAACTACTGCCCCAAGGACATGAAGGCGGACATCTGCGTGCACCTGAACCGCAAGGTGTTCAACGAGCACCCCGCGTTCCGCCTGGCGTCGGACGGCTGCCTGCGCGCGCTGGCCATGCACTTCCACATGTCGCACTCGGCGCCCGGCGACCTGCTCTACCACACGGGCGAGTCCATCGACTCGCTGTGCTTCATCGTCACCGGCAGCCTCGAGGTCATCCAGGACGACGAGGTGGTCGCCATCCTCG GCAAGGGCGACGTGTTCGGCGACTCGTTCTGGAAGGACAGCGCGGTGGGGCAGTCGGCCGCCAACGTGCGCGCGCTCACGTACTGCGACCTGCACACCATCAAGCGCGACCGCCTGCTGGAGGTGCTGGACTTCTACCAGGCCTTCGCCAACAGCTTCGCGCGCAACCTCACGCTCACCTACAACCTGCGCCATCGACTCATTTTCCGAAAG GTGGCGGACGTGCGTCGAGAGCGAGAACTCATGGAGCGGCGGAAGCGCGAGCCGCAGCTCGAGCAGGCGCAGGACCACCTCGTGCGCAAGATATTCTCCCGCTTCCGGCGCGAGCGCAGCGTGGCGgccgcgcccgcgcccgcgcGCGCCGCCCCGCTGGCGCCCGGCCCCGCCCCGCCGGCGCCCGGCCCCGCCCCGCCGGCGCCCGGCCCCGCCCCGACCGACGCCGAGCAGCCgggcggcgcgggcgcgggcgaGGCGCCGGCCGACGGGCgcgcggcggcggcgcgcgGCAAGTGGGGCCGGCTGCTGGCGGGCGGCTCGCTGGACGCGGGCGAGGCGCCGCGCGCCGCCTTCAGCCGCTCGCTGAGCGCGCGGGACCGCGCCGCGCCCCCCGCCCCCGGGGGCGGGCCCGCCTTGTCGGAACCCGCGCCCGCCGCCACCACGCTCGCGCCCACGCTCTCGCTGAAA GCAGCATTCACGCGAAACCGCGCGAGTAGCGTGTTAGGAGCGGCGACGCGGCGGGAGGCCATCGACGAAGAGACCCTCGCCGCGGGCGCCACTGTCACCACCACGGCGGCCGTCAGCGCCGGCGGGCCGCCCGCCGCGCCCGCCGGCCCGCCCGCCGGCCCGCCCGCAGCGCCCGCCGCCACGCCCCCCGCGCAGGCCCCGCCCCCCGCGCCCGCCGTCTCGCCGCACGACGCCGCGCTGGCGGAGCTGCGGCGCGACGTGCGCAACGAAGTACAAAGACTACAACATAAG CTAGCGAGGGTAGAAGAGCTCCTCACTTTGTTAGCGACGCGGCTCGGAGCGGACCCCAATAATGACTCGAGCCTCGACGCGTCCGCGGAGCGGACGGAACGGACGGAGCGGACAGACAGAGCGGACCGGGTGGACAGGCCGGACCGGACGGACCGAGCGGACAGGCCGGACCGCGCCGACAGACCGGACCGGGAACGGGACAGGAGCGAGCGCGGCGACCGCACGGACAGGATAGACTCGGCCGGGGCCAGGAAACGACGCTCAAag GTCCGGAGTAAAGGCGCCGCGCCTCAAGTGCCGACGCCCACCACGCCCAGCGAGTCGCCGGGCAGCCCGGGCGGGGCGGGGGGCGGGGCGGGGGCCGGGCCGGGGGGCGGGGCCGCGCGCCGCCGCGAGCTCGTGTAG